In Burkholderia sp. WP9, a genomic segment contains:
- a CDS encoding potassium transporter Kup — MTDNNHEHKQPLPSLAIAAIGVVFGDIGTSPLYSLKEAFSPSHGIPLTEQSILGVISLLFWAIVIVVGIKYVLFVMRADNNGEGGVLALMALALRSLDEKSKMAGLLMMLGIFGACMFYGDAVITPAISVISAVEGLEIAAPNLSHLVLPLTIVILILLFWIQRHGTAMVGRLFGPIMVLWFVVLAALGLWHILQSPNVIRALNPYYAYSFMAAHVLQAYVVLGSVVLVLTGAEALYADMGHFGAKPIRMAWYVLVMPSLVLNYFGQGALLMHDPKAIENPFFLLAPDWALLPLVVLSTVATVIASQAVISGAYSLTSQAIQLGYVPRMKILHTSELAIGQIYVPVVNWMLLFIILCIVIAFKSSDNLAAAYGIAVTATMVITTVLACVVMVKVWNWNKLLVALIIGVFMTVDLGFFGANLLKVEEGGWLPLGIGALLFFLLMTWYKGRMIVKERTAADGIPLMPFLQGLLAHPPHRVSGTAIYLTGSDSLVPVSLLHNLKHNKVLHERTIFLTFVTRDIPYVNDAERVTVKDIDGGLYLVKAAYGFNETPDVKAVLLEVGRTHDMTFELMDTSFFLARETVVPTQLPGMSVWRERVFAWMHQNAAKPTDFFSIPANRVVELGTKIEI; from the coding sequence ATGACAGATAACAATCACGAGCACAAACAGCCTCTGCCTTCCCTCGCCATCGCTGCGATCGGAGTGGTATTCGGCGATATCGGCACGAGCCCGTTGTACTCGCTGAAGGAAGCCTTTAGTCCATCCCACGGCATTCCGCTGACCGAGCAATCCATTCTGGGCGTGATCTCGCTGTTGTTCTGGGCGATCGTGATCGTGGTCGGCATCAAGTACGTGTTGTTCGTGATGCGCGCGGACAATAACGGCGAGGGCGGTGTTCTCGCGCTGATGGCGCTGGCGCTGCGCTCGCTCGACGAGAAGTCGAAAATGGCCGGCTTGCTGATGATGCTCGGCATCTTCGGCGCCTGCATGTTCTATGGCGACGCGGTGATCACGCCGGCCATTTCGGTGATCTCGGCCGTAGAAGGTCTGGAGATTGCGGCGCCAAATCTGTCGCATCTGGTGTTGCCGCTGACCATCGTGATCCTGATATTGCTGTTCTGGATTCAGCGGCACGGCACGGCCATGGTCGGCCGCCTGTTCGGTCCGATCATGGTGCTGTGGTTCGTGGTGCTCGCGGCGCTCGGCCTGTGGCACATCCTGCAGTCGCCGAACGTGATCCGCGCGCTGAACCCGTACTACGCTTACAGCTTCATGGCCGCGCACGTGCTGCAGGCCTATGTGGTGCTCGGCTCGGTGGTGCTGGTGCTGACCGGCGCCGAAGCTTTGTACGCCGACATGGGCCACTTCGGCGCGAAGCCGATTCGCATGGCGTGGTACGTGCTCGTGATGCCGTCGCTGGTGCTGAACTATTTCGGCCAGGGCGCGCTGCTCATGCACGATCCGAAAGCGATCGAAAATCCGTTCTTCCTGCTCGCGCCGGACTGGGCGTTGCTGCCGCTCGTGGTGCTGTCCACGGTCGCGACGGTGATTGCCTCACAGGCGGTGATTTCCGGTGCCTATTCGCTCACGAGCCAGGCGATCCAGCTCGGCTACGTGCCGCGTATGAAGATTCTGCACACGTCTGAATTGGCGATCGGCCAGATCTATGTGCCGGTGGTGAACTGGATGCTGCTGTTCATCATTCTGTGCATCGTGATTGCGTTCAAGAGTTCGGACAATCTCGCGGCCGCGTACGGTATCGCGGTGACGGCCACCATGGTGATCACCACGGTGCTCGCCTGCGTCGTGATGGTGAAAGTGTGGAACTGGAACAAGCTGCTGGTGGCGCTGATCATCGGCGTCTTCATGACGGTGGATCTGGGCTTTTTCGGCGCCAATCTGCTGAAGGTCGAGGAGGGCGGCTGGCTGCCGCTCGGCATCGGCGCGTTGCTTTTCTTCCTGCTGATGACCTGGTACAAGGGGCGCATGATCGTCAAGGAACGCACGGCGGCCGACGGTATTCCGCTCATGCCTTTCCTGCAGGGGCTGCTCGCGCATCCGCCGCATCGCGTATCGGGCACGGCGATCTATCTGACCGGCAGCGATTCGCTCGTGCCGGTGAGTCTGCTGCACAACCTGAAGCACAATAAGGTGCTGCACGAGCGCACCATTTTCCTGACCTTCGTGACGCGCGACATTCCGTACGTGAACGACGCGGAACGTGTGACGGTCAAGGATATCGACGGTGGCCTGTATCTCGTCAAGGCGGCCTACGGCTTCAACGAAACGCCGGACGTGAAGGCGGTGCTGCTCGAAGTCGGCCGCACGCATGACATGACTTTTGAATTGATGGACACGTCGTTCTTCCTCGCGCGCGAAACGGTGGTGCCGACGCAGTTGCCGGGCATGTCGGTGTGGCGAGAGCGCGTGTTCGCGTGGATGCACCAGAATGCCGCGAAGCCGACGGACTTCTTCAGTATTCCGGCCAACCGGGTGGTGGAGTTGGGGACGAAGATTGAGATCTGA
- a CDS encoding DUF465 domain-containing protein, whose product MRDQHHVINADTLRDRILQLESEHSGLDRLIDRMSDEPGIDDFELQRLKKRKLKVKDTIILLQLQLEPDARA is encoded by the coding sequence ATGCGCGATCAACATCACGTCATCAACGCGGACACACTTCGCGACCGTATTCTGCAACTGGAATCGGAGCATAGTGGGCTCGATCGCCTGATCGACCGAATGTCGGATGAGCCCGGCATCGACGACTTCGAGTTGCAGCGCCTGAAAAAGCGCAAACTCAAAGTCAAGGACACCATCATCTTGCTGCAGTTGCAGCTCGAACCGGACGCACGCGCCTGA
- a CDS encoding cupin domain-containing protein produces the protein MPKRPTDHPADAASARNSSPASKPALSALPVLPPAPDTPTPLLGNLTPSQFMRRYWQKKPLLIRQAIPNVEAPLSREEFFELADQDEVEARLVTHFRNKWQLEHGPFAPDELPSLKQRAWTLLVQGVDLYDDRARALLDRFRFVPDARLDDLMISYASDGGGVGPHFDSYDVFLLQVKGKRRWRISAQKDLTLQAGLPLKVLQNFQAEEEWLLEPGDMLYLPPHIAHDGVAEGECMTCSIGFRAPSANELTAQFLYHLAERGESSGNAGALYRDPQQPAVDRPAELPAALVERVGAILAGIKWKEQDIASFLGTYLSEPKPSVVFDPPQRPLNEARFISQALKSGIRLDRKTNLLYNRRFFFINGEETSFDGAKKWLFDLADHRCMSAKRFVTLSHDSSVTARLHEWYCAGWIQVGELA, from the coding sequence ATGCCCAAGCGGCCCACTGACCACCCGGCCGACGCTGCATCGGCACGGAATTCGTCGCCGGCTTCAAAGCCGGCTCTGTCCGCTCTTCCGGTTCTGCCGCCCGCGCCGGACACGCCTACACCGCTGCTCGGCAATCTGACGCCGTCGCAATTCATGCGCCGCTACTGGCAGAAGAAGCCGCTGCTGATTCGCCAGGCGATCCCGAATGTCGAGGCGCCGCTCTCGCGAGAAGAATTTTTCGAGCTGGCCGATCAGGACGAAGTCGAAGCACGTCTGGTCACGCATTTCCGCAATAAATGGCAGCTGGAGCACGGTCCGTTCGCGCCTGACGAACTGCCTTCGCTGAAGCAGCGCGCATGGACGCTTCTCGTGCAAGGTGTGGATCTCTACGACGATCGCGCGCGCGCCCTGCTCGACCGCTTCCGCTTCGTGCCGGACGCACGTCTGGACGACCTGATGATCTCGTATGCAAGTGACGGTGGCGGCGTAGGCCCCCACTTCGATTCCTACGATGTGTTTCTTTTGCAAGTAAAAGGCAAGCGGCGTTGGCGCATTAGCGCGCAGAAAGATCTGACACTGCAAGCCGGCTTGCCTTTGAAAGTTTTACAGAATTTCCAGGCCGAAGAGGAATGGTTGCTCGAACCGGGCGACATGCTGTACCTGCCGCCGCACATCGCGCACGACGGAGTTGCCGAAGGCGAATGCATGACCTGCTCGATCGGTTTTCGCGCCCCGTCCGCAAACGAATTGACCGCGCAGTTCCTCTATCATCTGGCCGAGCGCGGCGAGTCGTCGGGCAATGCGGGAGCGCTTTACCGTGATCCGCAGCAGCCCGCTGTGGACCGTCCGGCTGAACTGCCGGCGGCGCTCGTTGAAAGGGTTGGCGCAATCCTTGCTGGCATTAAATGGAAAGAGCAGGATATTGCGTCGTTCCTTGGCACGTATCTCAGCGAACCCAAGCCGAGTGTCGTCTTTGATCCGCCGCAAAGGCCGCTTAATGAAGCACGTTTCATCAGTCAGGCTTTGAAGTCAGGTATTCGGCTGGACCGCAAGACCAATTTGTTGTACAACCGCCGTTTTTTCTTCATAAATGGAGAGGAAACGTCATTCGATGGCGCAAAAAAGTGGTTGTTTGACCTCGCCGATCACCGCTGTATGAGTGCGAAACGCTTTGTAACACTCTCACACGATTCGTCGGTGACAGCACGGCTACACGAGTGGTATTGTGCGGGCTGGATACAAGTGGGCGAGCTTGCGTAA
- a CDS encoding peptidylprolyl isomerase: MKIAKNTVVSVAYKLSDAQGNLIEESDEPMVYLHGGYDGTFPKIEEELDGHEAGFETQIQLEPQDAFGEYDPDLVKIEPRDRFPEPLEVGMQFEGTPEEGDEDLDSLVYVVTDVAEDKVVLDGNHPLAGMALRFALTVKDVRPATEDEIQHEHAHGADGLEVLDDDEDDEEDKSGPTLH; this comes from the coding sequence ATGAAAATCGCAAAGAACACCGTCGTGTCGGTCGCTTACAAGCTGTCGGATGCGCAGGGCAATCTGATCGAGGAAAGCGACGAGCCGATGGTCTATCTGCACGGCGGCTATGATGGCACGTTCCCCAAGATCGAGGAAGAGCTCGACGGCCATGAGGCCGGCTTCGAGACCCAGATCCAGCTCGAGCCGCAAGACGCGTTCGGCGAGTACGACCCCGATCTCGTGAAGATCGAGCCGCGCGATCGCTTCCCGGAACCGCTCGAAGTCGGCATGCAATTCGAAGGCACACCCGAAGAAGGCGACGAGGACCTCGACTCGCTCGTCTACGTGGTGACCGACGTCGCGGAAGACAAAGTCGTGCTCGACGGCAACCATCCGCTCGCCGGCATGGCGCTGCGTTTTGCGTTGACCGTGAAAGACGTGCGCCCGGCGACTGAGGACGAAATCCAGCACGAACACGCGCACGGTGCCGACGGCCTCGAAGTCCTCGACGATGACGAGGACGACGAAGAGGACAAGTCAGGGCCCACGCTGCACTGA
- a CDS encoding Tex family protein, which yields MTETVALKIVQRIAAELSVQPRQVAAAVQLLDEGATVPFIARYRKEVTDNLDDTQLRNLEERLLYLRELEDRRAAIIASIDEQGKLTDELRAAIEGADSKQVLEDLYLPYKPKRRTRAQIAREAGLQPLADALLANPLLDPQTEAAAYVDAEKGVADVKAALDGARDILSEQFGETAELLGKLRDYLFNQGVVSSKVVEGKENAEEEKFRDYYDYAETIRTVPSHRALALFRGRNAGVLMVKLGLGEELDAQVPHPGEALIARHFGIANQNRPADKWLSDVCRWCWRVKVQPHIENELLTNLRDEAEHEAIRVFARNLKDLLLAAPAGPKAVIGLDPGMRTGVKVAVVDRTGKVLATDVIYPHEPRRDWDGSIAKLARLCAQTQAELISIGNGTASRETDKLASELIARHPEFKLQKIVVSEAGASVYSASELAAKEFPDMDVSLRGAVSIARRLQDPLAELVKIEPKAIGVGQYQHDVNQRELARSLDAVVEDCVNAVGVDANTASVALLARVSGLNATLARNIVDYRDANGPFPSREHLRKVPRLGDKTFEQAAGFLRINNGENPLDRSSVHPEAYPVVERMLAKISKHVGEVLGNRDALRGLSPAEFVDDRFGLPTVRDILLELEKPGRDPRPEFKTATFREGVEKVSDLTPGMVLEGVVTNVAAFGAFIDIGVHQDGLVHVSAMSTKFIKDPHEVVKAGQIVKVKVLEVDVKRQRIALTMRMDDEVGAASARSGGGAQQDRGAGRSGGARGAPQQRSREPEAGGAMAAAFAKLKQK from the coding sequence ATGACGGAAACCGTAGCACTCAAGATCGTACAGCGCATCGCCGCCGAACTGTCCGTCCAGCCGCGCCAGGTCGCGGCCGCGGTGCAACTTCTCGACGAAGGAGCGACTGTTCCGTTCATCGCCCGCTACCGTAAGGAAGTGACCGACAATCTCGACGACACGCAACTGCGTAACCTCGAGGAACGCCTGCTGTATCTGCGCGAGCTGGAAGACCGGCGCGCCGCGATCATCGCCAGCATCGACGAACAGGGCAAGCTCACCGACGAGCTGCGCGCGGCGATCGAAGGCGCCGACAGCAAGCAGGTGCTGGAAGACCTGTATCTCCCGTACAAGCCTAAGCGCCGCACACGCGCGCAGATCGCTCGTGAAGCCGGCCTGCAGCCGCTCGCCGACGCGCTCCTCGCCAATCCGCTGCTCGACCCGCAAACCGAAGCCGCCGCCTACGTGGACGCCGAAAAAGGCGTCGCCGACGTCAAGGCCGCGCTCGACGGCGCACGCGACATTCTCTCCGAACAGTTCGGCGAAACCGCCGAGTTGCTCGGCAAGCTGCGCGATTACCTGTTCAATCAGGGCGTGGTGTCGTCGAAAGTGGTGGAAGGCAAGGAAAACGCCGAAGAAGAAAAATTCCGCGACTACTACGACTATGCGGAAACCATCCGCACCGTGCCGTCGCATCGCGCGCTGGCGCTGTTCCGCGGCCGCAATGCGGGCGTGCTGATGGTCAAGCTGGGCCTCGGTGAGGAACTCGACGCGCAGGTGCCGCATCCGGGCGAAGCGCTGATCGCGCGCCACTTCGGTATCGCCAATCAGAACCGTCCGGCCGACAAGTGGCTCTCCGACGTGTGCCGCTGGTGCTGGCGCGTGAAGGTACAGCCGCACATCGAAAACGAACTGCTGACCAATCTGCGCGACGAAGCCGAGCACGAAGCGATCCGCGTGTTCGCGCGCAATCTGAAGGACCTGCTGCTGGCCGCGCCCGCCGGACCGAAGGCCGTGATCGGCCTCGACCCGGGCATGCGCACCGGCGTGAAGGTCGCCGTGGTTGACCGAACCGGCAAGGTGCTCGCCACCGACGTGATCTATCCGCACGAGCCGCGCCGCGACTGGGACGGCTCGATCGCGAAACTCGCGCGCCTCTGCGCGCAGACGCAGGCCGAACTGATCAGCATCGGCAACGGCACGGCGTCGCGTGAAACGGACAAGCTTGCGAGCGAACTGATCGCGCGTCATCCGGAATTCAAGCTGCAGAAGATCGTAGTGTCCGAAGCCGGCGCGTCGGTGTACTCCGCCTCCGAACTCGCGGCGAAGGAATTCCCCGACATGGACGTGTCGCTGCGCGGCGCGGTGTCGATCGCGCGCCGTTTGCAGGATCCGCTCGCGGAACTCGTGAAGATCGAACCGAAGGCGATCGGCGTCGGCCAGTATCAGCACGACGTGAACCAGCGCGAACTGGCCCGTTCGCTGGATGCCGTGGTCGAAGACTGCGTAAACGCCGTCGGCGTGGATGCGAACACGGCGTCCGTCGCCCTGCTCGCCCGCGTCTCGGGTCTGAATGCCACGCTGGCGCGCAACATCGTCGATTATCGCGATGCGAACGGACCGTTCCCGTCGCGCGAACATTTGCGCAAGGTGCCGCGTCTGGGCGACAAGACGTTCGAGCAGGCAGCCGGGTTCCTGCGCATCAACAATGGCGAGAATCCGCTCGACCGCTCGTCGGTTCACCCGGAAGCGTATCCGGTCGTCGAACGCATGCTCGCGAAAATCAGCAAGCACGTCGGCGAAGTGCTGGGCAACCGCGACGCGTTGCGCGGCCTGTCGCCCGCGGAATTCGTCGACGATCGTTTCGGCCTGCCGACCGTGCGCGACATTCTGCTCGAACTCGAAAAGCCGGGCCGCGATCCGCGTCCCGAGTTCAAGACGGCGACCTTCCGCGAAGGCGTCGAGAAGGTCAGCGACCTGACGCCGGGTATGGTGCTCGAAGGCGTCGTGACGAACGTGGCGGCGTTCGGCGCGTTCATCGACATCGGCGTGCATCAGGACGGTCTGGTGCACGTATCGGCTATGTCGACGAAGTTTATCAAGGACCCGCACGAAGTCGTCAAGGCCGGCCAGATCGTCAAAGTGAAGGTGCTCGAAGTCGACGTGAAGCGTCAGCGTATTGCGCTGACCATGCGCATGGACGACGAAGTCGGTGCGGCTTCGGCGCGCAGCGGCGGTGGTGCCCAGCAGGATCGCGGCGCGGGTCGCTCAGGCGGCGCACGCGGTGCGCCGCAACAGCGTTCACGTGAACCAGAAGCAGGCGGCGCGATGGCGGCTGCATTCGCCAAGCTCAAGCAGAAGTAA
- a CDS encoding ATP-dependent DNA helicase codes for MNSPLETSSRATPGDDAAGANAPAPRPVASALSASLNPRRVVELDEIFADNGLLARQIDGYRSRASQIEMSRAVAAAMEASGRAMPEPAMFEAQKRPARRLQAPGADATAEAAESAESGGLDGSENTLIVEAGTGTGKTYAYLVPAMLWGGKVIVSTGTKHLQDQLFQRDIPTVRDALAVPVSVAMLKGRANYLCHYYLQRTADNGRLPSRQETSYLQDIVRFAKITRTGDKAELASVPETAAVWSMVTSTRENCLGQECPHYKDCFVMQARREAQQADIVVVNHHLFFADIMLRDTGMAELLPTANTIIFDEAHQLPETATLFFGETLSTTQFLELARDSVAEGLGHARETVDWVTLGSTLERAARDVRLAFKEDSVRLSIGQLPDDHPLFPALETLETELDALASALAGQAERAESIGACLRRARELQGVLAGWTTPPTQTEREAADAASADGKAERADPNEKVRWIEVFSHTVQLHETPLSVAPIFAKQRAGVPRAWIFTSATLSVRGDFTHYAAQMGLNAKRSMTLPSPFDYPTQGLLYVPRNLPQPSSPMFTDAVFDAALPAIEASGGGVFMLCTTLRAVDRISAKLRDTIEARGWDYPLLVQGDASRTELLDRFRSYGNAILVGSQSFWEGVDVRGDALSLVVIDKLPFAPPDDPVLSARLDALTKKGLSPFAVHQLPQAVITLKQGAGRLIRAETDRGVLMICDTRLVDKPYGRRIWQSLPPFKRTREIEVVREFFEENQTAG; via the coding sequence TTGAATTCACCGCTTGAAACTTCATCCCGTGCCACGCCGGGCGACGACGCAGCCGGAGCCAATGCGCCGGCGCCGCGTCCTGTCGCGTCCGCACTGAGCGCGTCGCTGAATCCGCGCCGCGTCGTTGAACTGGACGAGATCTTCGCCGACAACGGCTTGCTGGCCCGTCAGATCGACGGCTACCGCTCGCGGGCGTCGCAGATCGAAATGTCGCGCGCCGTGGCTGCGGCCATGGAAGCGTCGGGCCGCGCAATGCCCGAGCCCGCGATGTTCGAGGCGCAGAAGCGTCCGGCACGGCGTCTGCAGGCACCGGGCGCGGACGCCACCGCCGAGGCTGCGGAGAGCGCCGAATCGGGCGGGCTCGACGGCAGCGAAAACACGCTGATCGTCGAAGCGGGTACAGGCACGGGCAAGACCTACGCGTATCTCGTGCCGGCCATGCTGTGGGGCGGCAAGGTGATCGTCTCCACCGGCACGAAGCATCTGCAGGACCAGCTCTTTCAGCGCGATATTCCGACCGTGCGCGATGCGCTCGCGGTGCCGGTATCGGTCGCCATGCTCAAGGGCCGCGCGAATTACCTGTGCCACTACTATCTGCAGCGCACCGCGGATAACGGCCGTCTGCCGTCGCGCCAGGAAACCTCGTATCTGCAGGATATCGTGCGTTTCGCGAAGATCACGCGCACTGGCGACAAGGCTGAACTCGCCAGCGTGCCCGAAACGGCGGCGGTGTGGTCGATGGTCACGTCGACGCGCGAAAACTGTCTCGGCCAGGAGTGTCCGCATTACAAGGACTGCTTCGTAATGCAGGCGCGCCGCGAGGCGCAGCAGGCGGATATCGTGGTGGTCAACCACCATCTCTTTTTCGCCGACATCATGTTGCGCGATACGGGCATGGCGGAACTGCTGCCCACCGCCAACACCATCATTTTCGACGAAGCGCATCAGTTGCCCGAAACGGCGACGCTCTTTTTCGGCGAGACGCTTTCGACCACGCAGTTTCTCGAGCTTGCTCGCGATTCGGTGGCCGAAGGTTTGGGCCATGCGCGTGAAACGGTCGACTGGGTCACGCTGGGCTCGACGCTCGAACGCGCAGCGCGCGACGTCCGGCTCGCGTTCAAGGAAGACTCGGTGCGCCTGTCGATCGGCCAGTTGCCGGACGACCACCCGCTGTTCCCCGCGCTCGAAACGCTCGAAACCGAACTCGACGCGCTCGCGTCCGCGCTGGCGGGTCAGGCCGAGCGCGCTGAATCGATCGGCGCGTGTCTGCGCCGTGCGCGCGAACTGCAGGGTGTGCTCGCCGGCTGGACTACGCCGCCCACGCAGACCGAGCGCGAGGCCGCCGACGCCGCTTCGGCCGACGGTAAGGCCGAGCGCGCCGACCCGAATGAAAAGGTGCGCTGGATCGAAGTCTTCTCGCATACCGTGCAGTTGCACGAAACGCCATTGTCGGTTGCGCCGATCTTTGCGAAGCAGCGCGCCGGCGTGCCGCGTGCGTGGATCTTCACGTCGGCCACGTTGTCGGTGCGCGGCGATTTCACGCACTACGCCGCGCAAATGGGCCTGAACGCGAAACGTTCCATGACGTTGCCCAGTCCCTTCGATTATCCGACTCAGGGGCTGCTGTACGTGCCGCGCAATTTGCCGCAGCCGTCCTCGCCGATGTTCACCGACGCCGTGTTCGACGCCGCGTTGCCGGCGATCGAGGCATCGGGCGGCGGCGTCTTCATGTTGTGCACGACGCTGCGCGCCGTGGACCGCATCTCAGCCAAGCTGCGCGACACGATCGAAGCGCGTGGCTGGGACTATCCGCTGCTCGTGCAGGGCGATGCAAGCCGCACCGAATTGCTGGATCGTTTCCGGTCTTACGGCAACGCGATTCTGGTGGGCAGTCAGAGCTTCTGGGAAGGGGTGGACGTGCGCGGCGACGCATTGTCGCTGGTAGTGATCGACAAGCTGCCGTTTGCGCCGCCCGACGATCCTGTTCTGTCCGCACGTCTCGACGCGCTGACCAAGAAAGGCTTGAGCCCGTTCGCCGTGCATCAGTTGCCGCAGGCCGTGATTACGCTGAAGCAGGGTGCGGGGCGCCTGATTCGCGCTGAGACCGATCGAGGCGTGCTGATGATCTGCGACACGCGTCTCGTCGATAAACCGTATGGACGCCGTATCTGGCAGAGCCTGCCGCCATTTAAACGCACACGTGAGATCGAAGTCGTGCGCGAGTTCTTTGAAGAGAATCAAACAGCGGGTTAA